The Limosilactobacillus panis DNA segment GTTCGTTGGTCTTTACTAATGTAGTTTTGGTCAATTTTCTTGTTGTTAACATAAATGTTACCGTTCTTTGACCGCACCTTGTCACCGGGTAACCCAATCACCCGCTTCACATAATCCGTCTTCTGGGCAACCTGGGGATCCACCCCGTTGGCATCGAAAATAACGACACTGCCATGACGAATTTTTGCGGTCTTCAGGCAGAAGACCCGCTCATTGTTAACCAAGTTCGGCTCCATTGATGGTCCATCAACCCGGACAATTTGAAAAACAAACTGCTTAATCAGCAGTGCGATTAATAATCCAATAACGATGGGAACAATCCAGCTCATCGTTTCACGAAATGCTTTCATAACCTGTGCCTCTCCTGTAAATTATTTTTCAATTTGCCGAACATAATCGGCGGCAATTTTACTGTCAGTCGCGTACGGGGTGTTAACACCCTTGATCTTTTGGTAAGGGTCCTCACCTTTCCCGGCAAGAACAACAATATCATCATTTCCGCTGTTGTCAATCGCCTTTTTAATGGCAGTTGCCCGGTCCATTTCGTATTGGACCTTGCCGACCTGTGAATGCTCAATATGGGAATTTATTTCCCGGGCAATATTCATCGGGTCTTCAAAACCAGGGTCATCAGTCGTAAGGATAATCCGGTCGGGGTGCTCTTCCGAGAGGGCCTTCCCGAATCCTTTACGACGGGAAATCCCCTTGTCACCAGTGGCCCCCAAGACAACTGTCACCTTACCGGCATCCGTTTGCCGCTTTAAGAAGGCCAGAAGCCGCTTCAGGCTGGCATAGTTATGGGCATAATCGATGTAAATCGTCCCATGGCGTTGGGTTTTCTGCATCTCCATCCGGCCCTTAATGTGAACGTGATCAAGGGTGGCTAGGGCATCATCTGCTTTAGCCCCCACTAAGACCGTCGAAATAATTGCCGCAACAGCGTTTCCTTCGTTGTAATCACCGGGAACACTCGTCGTGTAACGCTCGTTAAGAGCAAACCGCTGCCCCTTCTTTGAGCAGGCCCGCAGTTCAAACTCACTCTCGTGGAGGTCCTCTAGGTCGTTGCGGTACTCAAAGTCAATCACTGCTCCCTCTGGCAGATCGACGTCCGCCCCATGCCGAGCAAAGAGGTAGATATTCTCTGGCTGGGTTGTAGTCTTGGCCGCATAGTAAACATCAGCTAGGTGATCGGTTTCGGCATTGATTAGACAAACATTCGAATTAACCAGCAGCTGTTCCTTACAGTGGAGGTAGTCCGCAAAGGTTGGGTGCTCATTGCGGCCAATGTGATCCGGCGTGATATTCAAGAAGATACCAACATCAAAGTGGAGGCCATAAGTTCGGTTCTTCTTGTAAGCCTGTGATGATACTTCCATCACCAGGTGGGTCATCCCGTTATTAACTGCCGCCCGCATATCATGAAAGAGGTCTAAAGATTCAGGAGTGGTTAGGTCTGACTTGAATCGGTCGCCCGGCTGATTGCCTAATACCCGGTCAAGCGTTGAGAAGAGCGCCACGTGGTCCTTTGTCGCGTGGGCCAGGATATGGTCAGCAAAATAGGCCGTTGTGGTCTTCCCCTTCGTCCCAGTAATTGCGATGATCTGCAGGTCATTTTGCGGGTAGCCATAAAAGGCCGCTCCCAGCAAAGCCATTGCCTTCTGCTCATCATTAACAATGATTGCCGGTAATTGACCGCCTTCAGGGTATTCTTGTTCAGCAACGTAGGCAATAGCACCCTTTTCTTTAGCCATCGTCAAATACTTTGGTAAGAAGTTGCCCTTACAAAAGAATAAGGTTCCCGGCGTCACCTTCCGCGAATCATAGGATACATTCGTGGCGGTAAAATCAGTTAAGTTACTAATATGTTCCAATAAATGGTGCTCGCGCAGTAGCGTTAGTGCAGGCGTAACATGCAATTCCATATATTATTGCCCCCTCTTGATTTTCTCTCTTAAAACTATATTATTTCATTTTTTCTGTTAAATGTGAATGGCACCTAAACAAAAAAGGCCGGGATTAAACCCAGCCATGTTATTTAAGCTTCAGCAGCCGTTGCCTTGGCCTTGTCAATTCCTGATTCATCAGGTTTGAAGTTATCAATGAAGTACAGCTTGTACCAAATTAAGAAGGTGTAAACTGTCCAGATTTTCCGTCGGCCGTCAATCTTGCCCGCAAAGTTGTCATCTGCCAGCTTCAACAGTTTGTCCTGGTCGAAAAACTCTTTAACAAAATCCTGCTCAAACATCTTCCGCACAATTTCATAGTACTTCTTTTCGTGTAACCATTCCCGAACTGGGGTTGGGAAGCCAAGCTTTGGTCGAGTTGCCCATTCCTCAGGTAGGTGACGGTTGGCGGCCATCCGGAATGCCCACTTAGTCCCCTTGTAGTTAAAGAGGTAGTTGGTTGGCGTCGTTTGCGCAACCTTCATTACTTCCTTATCAAGGAGTGGCACCCGGATCTCCACGGAGTTAGCCATGCTCATCTTATCGGCCTTTAAGCAAATATCACCAGGCATGAAGCGGTGCAAGTCAACGTACTGCTTCTTTGCTACTTCGTTCATGTCCTTCTTTTCGTCACACTTGTCGTAGAGTGGCTTGAGCAGGTCGACAATAGATGGGCCATCTTGGTATTCTGGCTTCAGGTATTCGTTCGCTTCTTCCGGACTGAAGATGTAAGCTTGGCCAATGAATGTCTCCCGGGCCGGGGCCAGGTTCCGGTAGAGGTGTTCGGACCCGTGGAAGTGCTTGCCTTCCAGCCATTCACCGAGCTTGTAACGCTTTCCCTTCGGTAGCTTCTTCAGCTGGTCAGTGATCCAGCGAATGAACTTAACCTTAGTGTTAAAGCCGTATGCCGTGTATCCCGCAAACAATTCGTCGGCCCCTTCACCGGACAGGAGGGCCTTGTAGCCGTTGTCCTTAGCCAACTTGTTTAAGAAGTAAAGCGGCACGACCGATGGGTTAGAGTCGGGCTCGTCCAAATAGTACTGGATCAGTGGGAAGGTCTTAAAGGCCTCCTCATCAGTCAGGAGCTTGTCGGTGTTCTTGAGGTCCAGCTTGGCAGCCAATTCACGGGCCTGCTTAGTCTCATCGTAGCCACTGTCAAACCCAATTGAGAAGGTGTTATTTGGCCGCATCAGGGCGGTTACCAGACTTGAATCAACCCCAGCAGACAAGAAGGAACCAACCTTGATCCCCTTGTCAGCAAAGGTGTGGGCCTTAACGGAGTTCTTGACCACGTCATCAATATTGTCAACGGCCTCGTCAAAACTCTCCTTCTTCGGGTCAAAGTCTTCATCCCAGTACTGTTCCATATCGAACTTACCGTCTTTATAAGTGAAGTAATGGGCTTCTGGCAGACGGAAAACACCCTTGAAGAAGGTTTCCTGGGTAACGTTGTATTGGAAGGTCATGTAGGACTTCAGTGCCCGCTTATTCAACTCCATCTTGAAGTTCGGGTGGTCAAGAAAGGCCTTGATCTCAGAACCGACAAAGAA contains these protein-coding regions:
- the asnB gene encoding asparagine synthase (glutamine-hydrolyzing), producing the protein MCGIVAFVDNEKPQLKDTLIKKMKDRIIHRGPDAEGQYVDDDVALGFRRLSFIDVKSGNQPIFNEDNTKIIEFNGEIYNFEELRAQLIKKGHTFTTHADTEVILHGYEEWGRDILQKLRGMFAFIIWDTKKKEMFGARDHFGIKPLYYAQMNGTFFVGSEIKAFLDHPNFKMELNKRALKSYMTFQYNVTQETFFKGVFRLPEAHYFTYKDGKFDMEQYWDEDFDPKKESFDEAVDNIDDVVKNSVKAHTFADKGIKVGSFLSAGVDSSLVTALMRPNNTFSIGFDSGYDETKQARELAAKLDLKNTDKLLTDEEAFKTFPLIQYYLDEPDSNPSVVPLYFLNKLAKDNGYKALLSGEGADELFAGYTAYGFNTKVKFIRWITDQLKKLPKGKRYKLGEWLEGKHFHGSEHLYRNLAPARETFIGQAYIFSPEEANEYLKPEYQDGPSIVDLLKPLYDKCDEKKDMNEVAKKQYVDLHRFMPGDICLKADKMSMANSVEIRVPLLDKEVMKVAQTTPTNYLFNYKGTKWAFRMAANRHLPEEWATRPKLGFPTPVREWLHEKKYYEIVRKMFEQDFVKEFFDQDKLLKLADDNFAGKIDGRRKIWTVYTFLIWYKLYFIDNFKPDESGIDKAKATAAEA
- a CDS encoding UDP-N-acetylmuramoyl-L-alanyl-D-glutamate--2,6-diaminopimelate ligase gives rise to the protein MELHVTPALTLLREHHLLEHISNLTDFTATNVSYDSRKVTPGTLFFCKGNFLPKYLTMAKEKGAIAYVAEQEYPEGGQLPAIIVNDEQKAMALLGAAFYGYPQNDLQIIAITGTKGKTTTAYFADHILAHATKDHVALFSTLDRVLGNQPGDRFKSDLTTPESLDLFHDMRAAVNNGMTHLVMEVSSQAYKKNRTYGLHFDVGIFLNITPDHIGRNEHPTFADYLHCKEQLLVNSNVCLINAETDHLADVYYAAKTTTQPENIYLFARHGADVDLPEGAVIDFEYRNDLEDLHESEFELRACSKKGQRFALNERYTTSVPGDYNEGNAVAAIISTVLVGAKADDALATLDHVHIKGRMEMQKTQRHGTIYIDYAHNYASLKRLLAFLKRQTDAGKVTVVLGATGDKGISRRKGFGKALSEEHPDRIILTTDDPGFEDPMNIAREINSHIEHSQVGKVQYEMDRATAIKKAIDNSGNDDIVVLAGKGEDPYQKIKGVNTPYATDSKIAADYVRQIEK
- the lepB gene encoding signal peptidase I, encoding MKAFRETMSWIVPIVIGLLIALLIKQFVFQIVRVDGPSMEPNLVNNERVFCLKTAKIRHGSVVIFDANGVDPQVAQKTDYVKRVIGLPGDKVRSKNGNIYVNNKKIDQNYISKDQRTAGTGNWTLKSISVQNSWLKHNGATKVPKGEYFVLGDHRSVSNDGRYWGFVPKSKIGGVVKVPSWSGNKTMRQNVNKEWQHFYDK